A stretch of Sphingorhabdus sp. YGSMI21 DNA encodes these proteins:
- the sppA gene encoding signal peptide peptidase SppA, translating into MQFARAAWKFLVAIKDGMVLIAMLLFFGALYALLSSQPNSGAIRDGALLLDLNGVVVEEPAAPTFEDFLAGAGNNPREYRLRDVVRAIDASAEDDRVKAIVLDLSSFVGGGQTSLTDIGEALARAKKAGKPVYAFANFYSDDSYQIAAHATEIWMDPMGGIIFAGPGGNRLYYKGLIDRLGVTANIYRVGTYKSAVEPYMRSDQSPASREASQALYKVLWDGWLAEIAKSRPQASIKAFAEDPASFITAAGGDYAAVAMQQKLIDKLGDKTAFDRFVAEKVGIDETSAPDSFNAIDYDDFVAAHPAETDGSPIGVITVAGEIVGGKTGPGMAASGRIAELIYSALEEDELKALVVRVDSPGGSAFASEEIRLALLEAKKKKLPVVISMGDVAASGGYWVATAGDHIFAEPDTITGSIGVFAVLPSFEKALAKWGVTADGVQTTPLSGEPDFVGGFSDDLNAILQAGVEDSYGDFIKLVAAARGKTPAEVDTIGQGRVWDGGTARQLGLVDAFGGMPEALAEAAKRAGLAEGDYHPQYLDPQPRFSWLPFEGMPFVRQQGAPVSGVIGWAAQRQKAAFGEALATAQGLLAREDVQALCLECGTGVSRNTAASAGWIDRLLLYSLSSAPR; encoded by the coding sequence ATGCAATTTGCACGAGCGGCGTGGAAATTTCTGGTCGCGATCAAGGACGGCATGGTCCTGATTGCCATGCTGCTGTTTTTCGGCGCGCTCTATGCCCTGCTGTCTTCCCAGCCCAATAGCGGCGCGATCCGCGACGGCGCTCTGCTGCTCGATCTGAACGGTGTGGTTGTCGAAGAACCGGCAGCCCCCACTTTCGAGGATTTTCTGGCCGGTGCCGGCAACAACCCGCGCGAATATCGCCTGCGCGATGTCGTCCGTGCGATCGATGCCAGCGCGGAGGATGACCGCGTCAAGGCGATCGTCCTCGACCTCAGCAGTTTTGTCGGCGGCGGCCAGACCAGCCTGACCGATATCGGCGAGGCGCTCGCGCGCGCCAAGAAGGCCGGCAAACCGGTCTATGCCTTCGCCAATTTCTACAGTGACGACAGCTACCAGATTGCCGCTCACGCGACCGAAATCTGGATGGACCCGATGGGCGGAATCATCTTTGCCGGCCCCGGCGGCAACCGGCTCTATTACAAGGGCCTGATCGACCGGCTCGGCGTAACCGCCAATATCTATCGCGTCGGCACCTACAAGAGCGCGGTCGAACCCTATATGCGTTCCGACCAGTCACCGGCCTCCCGCGAAGCGTCGCAAGCGCTTTACAAAGTGCTGTGGGACGGTTGGCTTGCCGAGATCGCCAAATCGCGGCCGCAGGCTTCGATCAAGGCCTTTGCCGAGGATCCGGCAAGCTTCATCACCGCTGCCGGCGGCGACTATGCAGCGGTCGCCATGCAGCAGAAGCTGATCGACAAGCTGGGTGACAAGACCGCTTTTGACCGGTTTGTTGCCGAGAAAGTGGGTATAGACGAAACGTCCGCGCCCGACAGTTTCAACGCCATCGACTATGACGATTTTGTCGCGGCCCATCCCGCCGAAACCGACGGCTCGCCAATCGGCGTGATAACCGTTGCCGGCGAGATTGTCGGCGGCAAGACCGGCCCCGGCATGGCCGCCAGCGGGCGGATTGCCGAACTCATCTATAGCGCTCTGGAAGAAGACGAACTCAAGGCGCTGGTGGTCCGCGTGGATTCGCCCGGCGGCTCGGCCTTTGCCAGCGAGGAAATCCGCCTGGCGCTGCTCGAAGCGAAAAAGAAGAAACTGCCGGTCGTCATTTCGATGGGCGATGTTGCGGCCAGCGGCGGCTATTGGGTCGCCACGGCCGGTGACCATATCTTTGCCGAGCCCGACACCATCACCGGCTCCATCGGCGTCTTCGCGGTTCTGCCCAGCTTTGAAAAGGCCCTCGCTAAATGGGGTGTCACCGCCGATGGCGTCCAGACCACACCACTGTCCGGCGAACCCGATTTTGTCGGCGGCTTCAGCGACGACCTTAATGCGATTTTGCAGGCGGGAGTCGAGGACAGCTATGGCGACTTCATCAAGCTGGTCGCCGCAGCGCGCGGCAAGACACCGGCAGAAGTCGATACAATCGGTCAGGGCCGCGTCTGGGATGGCGGGACCGCGCGGCAACTCGGGCTGGTCGACGCTTTTGGCGGAATGCCAGAGGCTTTGGCCGAGGCAGCCAAACGCGCGGGACTCGCGGAAGGCGATTATCATCCGCAATATCTCGATCCGCAGCCCCGATTCTCTTGGCTCCCGTTTGAAGGCATGCCCTTTGTCCGGCAACAGGGCGCGCCGGTCAGCGGCGTCATCGGCTGGGCCGCGCAGCGCCAGAAAGCGGCCTTCGGCGAAGCGCTGGCCACCGCCCAGGGCTTGCTGGCACGCGAGGATGTGCAGGCCCTGTGCCTGGAATGCGGAACCGGCGTGAGCCGCAACACAGCCGCGTCGGCCGGCTGGATCGACCGGCTGCTGCTTTATTCCTTGTCTTCAGCGCCGCGATAG
- a CDS encoding trimeric intracellular cation channel family protein, giving the protein MNSGFLYSALGWLDLFGIAVFAISGALVAARNRQTLVTFGFFALVTGVGGGTVRDLLIGAPVFWVQDARVPILCLSIALLVWVTPVKFWRPAAVDWFDAIGLAAYSVFGAAKAMQLGIDPVPAAIMGIITASVGGVIRDLISGEPSIIIRPELYVTAGALAASVFVLLVQIGVKGFIAALIAFAAGFALRALAIIKGLSLPAYRGAEDKE; this is encoded by the coding sequence ATGAATTCCGGTTTTCTCTACAGCGCGCTCGGCTGGCTCGATCTTTTCGGGATTGCGGTATTTGCCATTTCCGGGGCGCTGGTCGCGGCGCGCAACCGGCAGACTCTGGTGACCTTCGGCTTTTTCGCGCTGGTCACCGGGGTTGGCGGCGGTACCGTCCGCGACCTGCTGATCGGCGCGCCGGTTTTCTGGGTGCAGGATGCGCGCGTGCCGATCCTGTGTCTCAGCATCGCGCTGCTAGTCTGGGTAACGCCGGTCAAATTCTGGCGCCCTGCGGCGGTCGACTGGTTCGATGCGATCGGACTGGCGGCCTATTCGGTGTTCGGGGCCGCCAAGGCGATGCAGCTCGGCATTGATCCGGTCCCCGCCGCGATCATGGGGATCATCACCGCCAGCGTTGGCGGGGTGATTCGTGATCTGATTTCCGGCGAGCCGTCGATCATCATCCGGCCCGAGCTTTACGTGACCGCCGGGGCGCTCGCGGCCTCGGTGTTCGTGCTGCTGGTCCAGATCGGCGTAAAGGGATTTATCGCTGCACTGATTGCCTTTGCCGCGGGATTTGCCCTGCGCGCACTGGCGATCATCAAGGGGCTTTCGCTGCCCGCCTATCGCGGCGCTGAAGACAAGGAATAA
- a CDS encoding PepSY domain-containing protein, whose translation MKHYKLMRWHVWLGWLIGVPIIIWTASGLLMVVQPIETVRGNHLRSETPVLDAIQPVPPLLDGRQAKSLTLQQNSSGPFWVIAYADGGKRRADAETGALLPPVSGAEANRLASAARAGEAAIRSVTLFAADQAPLEQRSGRPSWQVIFDDDARFYIDADTGETLAVRTRFWRVFDFMWGLHIMDLQTREDTSHPILIGSAALALLGSILGFVLLFTRHKRRKTS comes from the coding sequence ATGAAACATTATAAACTCATGCGCTGGCATGTCTGGCTCGGCTGGCTGATCGGGGTGCCGATCATTATCTGGACCGCCAGCGGACTGCTGATGGTGGTGCAGCCGATTGAAACGGTTCGCGGCAATCATTTGCGCAGCGAAACGCCGGTGCTCGATGCTATCCAGCCGGTGCCCCCCCTGCTCGACGGGCGGCAGGCAAAGAGCCTGACCCTGCAGCAGAACAGCAGCGGTCCCTTCTGGGTAATTGCCTATGCCGATGGCGGAAAGCGAAGGGCGGACGCGGAGACCGGCGCCCTGTTGCCGCCGGTGTCGGGTGCCGAAGCCAACAGGCTGGCGAGCGCGGCTCGGGCCGGCGAGGCGGCGATCCGCTCCGTTACCCTGTTTGCTGCCGACCAGGCGCCGCTGGAGCAGCGCAGCGGACGGCCCTCGTGGCAGGTTATATTTGACGATGACGCGCGCTTCTATATCGACGCGGACACGGGCGAGACGCTGGCGGTACGCACCCGGTTCTGGCGCGTCTTCGATTTCATGTGGGGCCTGCACATCATGGACCTGCAGACGCGCGAAGATACCAGTCATCCAATCCTGATCGGTTCGGCGGCGCTCGCGCTGCTGGGATCGATCCTCGGTTTCGTCCTGCTCTTCACCCGGCACAAGCGAAGGAAGACATCATGA
- a CDS encoding amidase family protein, giving the protein MAIATLTTEATATGIASDIVAGKLSARDATEAAIARIEALDGPINAVVVRDFDAARAAANRLDDEGPQAGQPLFGVPMTVKESFNLAGHPSTWGLEYARNNIAPSDAAVVKRLKRAGAVIVGKTNVPPDLADWQSNNPVYGRTNNPHDLDRTPGGSSGGAAAAVSAGMLPCEFGSDIGGSIRVPAHYCGIWGHKPTFDVISLEGHGYPGTDSARPALSVCGPLARSAEDLATLLEVTLDHPLQRRDVAIKGGRFLLIDEQPMVGCSRGYRAELDRVAGQIEDAGGQVERRSEWIPDLAASHDSYLKMLNIAMAGGLPAPDGTQATVRDWFDLCDIQARVYRQWRDLFGAFDFVLAPVSATPAFRHHDGQIFQGNIEIDGENLPASPQLAWAGLVTFPGLPATVLPIGTVDGLPVGMQVIGDRFQDYQTIDGARQIGALLAT; this is encoded by the coding sequence ATGGCGATTGCAACACTGACCACCGAAGCCACCGCGACCGGGATCGCGTCCGATATTGTCGCCGGAAAATTATCGGCCCGGGACGCGACGGAAGCGGCTATCGCCCGTATTGAAGCGCTGGATGGTCCGATCAATGCCGTGGTCGTGCGCGACTTTGATGCTGCCCGTGCTGCAGCCAATCGGCTGGACGATGAAGGACCGCAAGCGGGCCAGCCGCTCTTCGGCGTGCCGATGACGGTCAAGGAGAGCTTCAACCTCGCCGGTCATCCCTCGACCTGGGGTCTGGAATATGCGCGCAATAATATTGCGCCGTCCGATGCGGCCGTTGTCAAACGGCTCAAGCGGGCGGGGGCTGTGATCGTTGGCAAGACCAATGTCCCGCCGGACCTGGCCGACTGGCAGTCAAACAATCCCGTCTATGGCCGGACCAACAATCCGCATGATCTCGACCGCACCCCGGGTGGCTCCTCCGGCGGCGCCGCGGCCGCCGTCAGCGCGGGGATGCTGCCCTGTGAATTCGGATCCGATATTGGCGGTTCGATCCGCGTGCCTGCGCATTATTGCGGCATCTGGGGGCACAAGCCGACCTTCGATGTCATCAGCCTCGAGGGTCATGGCTATCCCGGCACCGATAGCGCGCGACCGGCGCTGTCCGTCTGCGGTCCGCTGGCGCGTTCGGCGGAGGATCTGGCGACCTTGCTGGAGGTCACGCTCGACCATCCGCTGCAGCGGCGGGATGTTGCGATCAAAGGCGGCCGGTTTCTGCTGATCGATGAGCAGCCGATGGTCGGATGTTCGCGCGGCTATCGCGCCGAACTGGACCGGGTCGCCGGACAAATCGAGGATGCCGGGGGCCAGGTCGAGCGGCGCAGCGAATGGATTCCCGATCTTGCAGCATCCCATGACAGCTATCTCAAAATGCTCAATATCGCGATGGCCGGTGGCCTGCCGGCACCCGATGGCACGCAAGCCACGGTGCGCGACTGGTTTGACCTTTGCGACATACAGGCGCGCGTCTATCGGCAATGGCGGGACCTGTTTGGCGCATTTGATTTTGTGCTGGCTCCGGTAAGCGCCACCCCGGCCTTTCGGCATCATGACGGGCAGATTTTTCAGGGGAATATAGAGATTGACGGCGAAAATCTCCCCGCCAGCCCGCAGCTCGCCTGGGCGGGACTGGTCACCTTCCCCGGTCTTCCAGCAACCGTGCTGCCTATCGGCACCGTCGACGGCTTGCCCGTCGGCATGCAGGTGATCGGTGACCGGTTTCAGGATTATCAAACAATTGATGGTGCGCGACAGATCGGGGCTCTATTGGCGACTTAG
- the lpdA gene encoding dihydrolipoyl dehydrogenase — protein MTDNFDYDLLIIGSGPGGYVAAIRAAQLGLKTGCIESRETLGGTCLNVGCIPSKAMLHASELYHEAHSGALEKFGVKLTGAKLDLKQMLAEKLKAVSELTGGIELLFKKNKVDWIKGRGAFEDAHTVKVGDKSYTAKNILIATGSSVTPLPGVEIDNDKHVVVDSTGALELPKVPGHMVVIGGGVIGLELGSVWLRLGAKVTVVEYLDQILPGMDGAIRKDAARMFKKQGFDIKTGTKVTGCTVKGKKATLTMEPAKGGDSETLEADVVLVAIGRKPNIDGLALEKSGVETNDRGQIEVGHDFQTKVPGVYAIGDVTPGPMLAHKAEDEGIAAAEFIAGQQGIVNHDLIPGVVYTYPEIASIGKTEEEVKDSGTEYKVGKFVFAANSRAKTNRDTEGYVKVIADAKTDRVLGCHIISSLAGTMIAQVTQAMEFGATSEDIAYTCHAHPTHSEAIKEAAMAVQGKPIHM, from the coding sequence ATGACCGACAATTTCGACTATGATCTTCTGATAATCGGCTCCGGCCCCGGCGGCTATGTCGCAGCGATCCGCGCCGCGCAACTCGGTCTGAAGACCGGCTGCATCGAAAGCCGCGAGACGCTGGGCGGCACTTGCCTCAATGTCGGTTGCATCCCGTCCAAGGCGATGCTGCACGCTTCGGAACTCTATCACGAGGCCCATAGCGGCGCGCTGGAGAAATTCGGCGTCAAGCTGACCGGCGCGAAGCTCGACCTCAAGCAGATGTTGGCCGAGAAGCTGAAGGCTGTCTCCGAATTGACCGGCGGCATCGAACTGCTGTTCAAGAAGAACAAGGTCGACTGGATCAAGGGCCGCGGCGCGTTTGAAGATGCGCACACGGTCAAGGTTGGCGACAAAAGCTATACCGCGAAAAATATCCTGATCGCCACCGGCTCTTCGGTCACCCCGTTGCCGGGCGTCGAGATTGACAATGACAAACATGTCGTGGTCGATTCGACGGGCGCGCTCGAACTGCCCAAGGTTCCCGGCCATATGGTCGTGATCGGCGGCGGCGTGATCGGGCTGGAACTGGGCAGCGTGTGGCTGCGGCTCGGTGCGAAAGTCACGGTGGTGGAATATCTCGACCAGATTCTGCCCGGCATGGATGGCGCGATCCGCAAGGATGCGGCGCGGATGTTCAAGAAACAGGGTTTCGATATCAAGACCGGCACCAAGGTTACCGGCTGCACCGTCAAGGGCAAGAAGGCGACTCTCACCATGGAACCGGCCAAGGGCGGCGACAGCGAGACGCTGGAAGCCGATGTCGTGCTGGTGGCAATCGGCCGCAAGCCGAATATCGACGGGCTGGCGCTGGAAAAAAGCGGCGTCGAAACCAACGACCGCGGCCAGATCGAGGTCGGCCACGATTTCCAGACCAAGGTTCCCGGCGTCTATGCGATTGGCGATGTGACCCCCGGTCCGATGCTCGCGCACAAGGCCGAGGACGAAGGCATTGCCGCGGCGGAATTTATCGCCGGACAGCAGGGCATCGTCAATCACGACCTGATCCCCGGCGTCGTCTATACCTATCCCGAAATTGCCAGCATCGGCAAGACCGAGGAAGAGGTGAAGGACAGCGGCACCGAATATAAGGTCGGCAAATTCGTCTTCGCCGCCAACAGTCGCGCCAAGACCAATCGCGACACCGAAGGCTATGTGAAGGTTATCGCCGACGCAAAGACCGACCGCGTGCTTGGCTGCCACATCATCTCGTCGCTCGCCGGCACGATGATCGCGCAGGTCACCCAGGCGATGGAATTTGGTGCGACCAGCGAGGATATCGCCTATACTTGCCACGCCCATCCGACCCATTCGGAAGCGATCAAGGAAGCGGCCATGGCGGTGCAAGGCAAGCCGATCCATATGTAG
- the odhB gene encoding 2-oxoglutarate dehydrogenase complex dihydrolipoyllysine-residue succinyltransferase: MATEVTVPVLGESITEATLGEWLKQPGDAVAADEPIASLETDKVALEVPAPEAGVMGEHKVAVGDTVEVGAVIATIEAGSGAAPAAKSAPVSAPARTEAKADESDASITLSPSVRRLVLEHGVDPSQITGTGKDGRLTKADVEQYVKSGAQQAPKAETGAASSAPAPAPSQGGNRNEERVRMTRLRQTVARRLKEAQDTAALLTTFNDVDMTAVIETRNKYKDLFAKKHGIKLGFMSFFAKAACMALKDVPSVNAQIDGEEIVYHDYADISVAVSAPNGLVVPVIRNAEAMSFADVENTIADFGKRAKDGTLTMADMQGGTFTISNGGVFGSLMSTPIINPPQSAVLGLHRIEQRPVVMPDGSIEARPMMYLALSYDHRLIDGREAVTFLVRIKEAIEDPARLLIDL, from the coding sequence ATGGCAACAGAAGTAACAGTCCCGGTACTGGGCGAATCGATCACTGAAGCGACTTTGGGCGAATGGCTCAAGCAGCCCGGCGACGCGGTCGCTGCTGATGAACCGATTGCCAGCCTGGAAACCGACAAGGTGGCGCTGGAAGTGCCCGCGCCGGAAGCCGGCGTGATGGGCGAGCACAAGGTCGCTGTCGGCGATACGGTCGAGGTTGGCGCGGTCATCGCGACAATCGAGGCGGGCAGCGGCGCGGCTCCGGCAGCGAAATCCGCTCCGGTTTCGGCTCCGGCCAGAACCGAGGCAAAGGCGGACGAATCCGATGCGTCGATCACCCTGTCTCCGTCGGTCCGGCGGCTGGTCCTCGAACATGGCGTCGACCCCAGCCAGATCACCGGCACCGGCAAGGACGGCCGGCTGACCAAGGCGGATGTCGAGCAATATGTGAAATCGGGCGCGCAGCAGGCGCCAAAGGCCGAGACCGGCGCGGCCAGCAGCGCGCCGGCTCCGGCGCCATCGCAGGGCGGCAACCGCAACGAGGAACGGGTGCGGATGACCCGTCTGCGCCAGACCGTCGCGCGGCGCCTGAAAGAGGCGCAGGATACGGCGGCCCTGCTGACCACGTTTAACGATGTCGACATGACCGCGGTGATCGAGACGCGCAACAAGTACAAGGATCTGTTCGCCAAGAAGCACGGGATCAAGCTCGGTTTCATGAGCTTTTTCGCCAAGGCCGCCTGTATGGCACTGAAAGACGTGCCCTCGGTCAACGCGCAGATCGACGGCGAGGAAATCGTCTATCATGATTATGCCGATATTTCGGTCGCGGTCAGCGCGCCCAATGGTCTGGTTGTGCCGGTCATCCGCAACGCCGAAGCGATGAGCTTTGCCGATGTCGAGAATACGATCGCCGATTTCGGCAAGCGCGCCAAGGACGGCACGCTGACGATGGCGGACATGCAGGGCGGGACCTTCACCATCTCCAATGGTGGCGTGTTCGGCTCGCTGATGTCGACGCCGATCATCAACCCGCCGCAGTCCGCCGTGCTCGGCCTGCACCGGATTGAACAGCGGCCGGTGGTGATGCCCGACGGTTCGATCGAGGCGCGGCCGATGATGTATCTGGCGCTCAGCTATGACCATCGCCTGATCGACGGCCGCGAAGCGGTGACTTTCCTGGTGCGGATCAAGGAAGCGATCGAGGATCCGGCACGGCTTTTGATTGATTTATAA
- a CDS encoding 2-oxoglutarate dehydrogenase E1 component, which translates to MGFENQDFIGSEQEQGPSWQRKHWPVDDADELTSALDPTKMGIEIKASAEKSGKSMSDAEVAQAAEKSIRAMMLIRTYRVRGHLGANLDPLGLSKLEEPADLTPEFHGFTAEDMDKPVYLGGVLGFQTATVREIEAVLRANYCGPVGLEYMHIADIEERRFLQERMEGKDAEIHFTPEGKKAILNKVIEGEEYENFLGKKYVGTKRFGLDGGESMLPALENVIKYGGQSGVRDIVYGMAHRGRLNILANVMAKPYKVIFHEFHGGSANPDDVGGSGDVKYHLGTSTDREFDGINVHMSLVPNPSHLEAVDPVVLGKVRAQQVARDDLEKHDQVLPVLIHGDAAFAGQGIVWECLGFSGIRGYNTGGCIHFVINNQIGFTTSPQFARSSPYPSDVAKGVQAPIFHVNGDDPEAVTFACKIAIEFRQRFGRDIVIDMWCYRRFGHNEGDEPSFTQPIMYAAIKKHPKVSKLYEARLVEEGVIDAGWADTTRKAFADHLETEFQAAADYKADKADWFGGRWQGLHIPADPETARRNVETAIDPKLFDSLGRTLTRVPEGLTIHKTLGRVLNAKAEMFKSGENFDWATGEALAYGSLVSEGYNVRLSGQDSGRGTFSQRHAVWVDQKSEEKYVPLSTVPHGRFEVLDSPLSEYGVLGFEYGYAGADPKTLVLWEAQFGDFANGAQIMIDQFIASGEAKWLRANGLVMLLPHGYEGQGPEHSSARLERFLQLCAQDNIQVANITTPANYFHVLRRQMLRSFRKPLIIMTPKSLLRHKLAVSKAEDFQGDHHFMRILSDTNPPADEDVKRLVLCSGKVAYDLIEARDAAGDKNTAIIRIEQLYPFPGEPLVVRLKRMTGLETVVWAQEEPKNNGSWHFVRSYLEDCLEQANVGPVEPVYAGRSASASPATGLASRHKQQQERLIAEALGHAVS; encoded by the coding sequence ATGGGTTTTGAAAATCAGGATTTTATCGGCTCGGAACAGGAGCAGGGCCCGAGCTGGCAGCGCAAGCACTGGCCGGTTGATGACGCCGACGAGCTGACCAGCGCGCTCGATCCCACAAAAATGGGCATCGAGATCAAGGCTTCTGCCGAGAAATCCGGCAAGTCGATGTCCGATGCCGAAGTTGCCCAGGCGGCGGAAAAGTCGATCCGGGCGATGATGCTGATCCGCACCTATCGGGTGCGTGGACATCTGGGTGCCAATCTTGATCCTCTGGGTCTTTCCAAGCTCGAGGAGCCGGCGGACCTGACGCCCGAATTCCACGGCTTCACCGCCGAGGATATGGACAAGCCGGTCTATCTGGGCGGCGTGCTCGGCTTTCAGACCGCGACCGTGCGCGAGATCGAGGCGGTGTTGCGCGCCAATTATTGTGGTCCGGTCGGGCTCGAATATATGCATATTGCCGATATCGAGGAACGGCGCTTCCTGCAGGAGCGGATGGAAGGCAAGGACGCCGAGATCCACTTCACGCCGGAAGGCAAGAAGGCGATTCTCAACAAGGTGATCGAGGGCGAGGAATATGAAAATTTCCTCGGCAAGAAATATGTCGGGACCAAGCGTTTCGGTCTCGATGGCGGCGAATCGATGCTGCCGGCGCTGGAAAATGTCATCAAATATGGCGGCCAGTCCGGCGTCCGCGACATTGTCTATGGCATGGCCCACCGGGGGCGTTTGAACATTCTCGCCAATGTGATGGCCAAGCCTTACAAGGTCATCTTCCACGAATTTCACGGTGGCTCGGCCAATCCTGACGATGTCGGCGGCTCGGGCGATGTGAAATATCATCTCGGCACCAGCACCGACCGCGAATTTGACGGCATCAATGTCCATATGAGCCTGGTGCCCAACCCGTCGCATCTCGAGGCGGTCGATCCGGTCGTGCTCGGCAAGGTCCGCGCGCAACAGGTGGCGCGCGACGATCTGGAAAAACATGACCAGGTGTTGCCGGTGCTGATCCACGGCGATGCTGCCTTCGCGGGACAGGGCATTGTCTGGGAATGCCTCGGCTTCTCCGGCATCCGCGGCTATAATACCGGCGGCTGCATCCATTTCGTGATCAACAACCAGATCGGTTTCACGACCAGCCCGCAATTCGCGCGCAGCTCGCCTTATCCGTCGGACGTCGCCAAGGGCGTGCAGGCACCGATTTTCCACGTCAACGGCGATGATCCGGAGGCGGTGACCTTTGCCTGCAAGATCGCGATCGAGTTCCGCCAGCGTTTCGGCCGGGATATCGTGATCGACATGTGGTGCTATCGCCGCTTTGGCCATAATGAAGGCGACGAGCCGAGCTTCACCCAGCCGATCATGTATGCCGCGATCAAGAAACATCCCAAGGTCAGCAAGCTCTACGAAGCGCGGCTGGTCGAGGAAGGCGTGATCGATGCGGGCTGGGCCGATACGACCCGGAAAGCCTTTGCCGACCATCTCGAAACCGAATTCCAGGCGGCGGCCGATTACAAGGCCGACAAGGCCGACTGGTTCGGCGGACGCTGGCAGGGGCTGCATATTCCGGCCGATCCGGAAACCGCACGGCGCAATGTCGAGACGGCGATTGACCCGAAACTGTTCGACAGTCTCGGCCGGACGCTGACCAGAGTCCCCGAAGGGCTGACCATTCACAAGACATTGGGCCGGGTGCTCAACGCCAAGGCCGAGATGTTCAAGAGCGGCGAGAATTTCGACTGGGCAACCGGCGAAGCGCTGGCTTACGGATCGCTGGTTTCCGAAGGCTATAATGTTCGCCTGTCTGGTCAGGACAGCGGCCGCGGAACCTTTTCCCAGCGCCACGCCGTCTGGGTCGACCAGAAAAGCGAAGAAAAATATGTGCCGCTGAGCACGGTGCCGCACGGCCGGTTCGAAGTGCTCGACAGTCCGCTCTCCGAATATGGCGTGCTCGGCTTCGAATATGGCTATGCCGGTGCCGATCCGAAAACTTTGGTATTGTGGGAAGCGCAATTCGGCGATTTTGCCAATGGCGCGCAGATCATGATCGACCAGTTCATCGCCTCGGGCGAAGCCAAATGGCTGCGCGCCAACGGTCTGGTGATGCTGCTGCCGCATGGCTATGAGGGCCAGGGTCCGGAACATAGTTCGGCGCGGCTCGAACGCTTCCTGCAGCTTTGTGCGCAGGACAATATCCAGGTCGCCAATATCACCACACCGGCCAATTATTTCCATGTGTTGCGCCGGCAGATGCTGCGGTCTTTCCGCAAGCCGCTGATCATCATGACGCCGAAATCGCTGCTGCGCCACAAGCTGGCCGTATCGAAGGCAGAAGATTTCCAGGGCGACCATCATTTCATGCGGATATTGTCGGACACCAACCCGCCCGCGGACGAGGATGTGAAGCGTCTTGTGCTCTGCTCGGGCAAGGTCGCCTATGACCTGATCGAGGCGCGCGACGCGGCGGGTGACAAGAACACGGCGATCATCCGGATCGAGCAGCTCTATCCCTTCCCGGGCGAGCCGCTGGTGGTCCGGCTGAAACGGATGACCGGTCTGGAGACCGTGGTCTGGGCGCAGGAAGAACCGAAGAATAACGGCAGCTGGCATTTTGTCCGCTCCTATCTGGAAGACTGTCTGGAACAGGCGAACGTCGGACCAGTGGAGCCGGTCTATGCCGGACGCTCCGCTTCGGCTTCGCCGGCGACGGGTCTGGCGTCCCGGCACAAGCAACAGCAGGAGCGGCTGATCGCCGAAGCGCTGGGGCATGCAGTCAGCTAA
- a CDS encoding GIY-YIG nuclease family protein, with protein MGKPGYVYIMASQRNGTIYLGVTSNLPKRVYEHRQGLFEGFTKKHGCKLLVWYEGYDDIQEARATERRMKNWNRQWKLKRIERMNPEWNDLWDDIVK; from the coding sequence ATGGGCAAGCCGGGATATGTTTATATCATGGCGAGCCAAAGGAACGGGACGATCTATCTGGGTGTGACGAGCAATCTTCCGAAGCGGGTCTACGAGCATCGCCAGGGATTGTTCGAGGGATTTACGAAAAAGCACGGATGCAAATTGCTGGTCTGGTATGAGGGTTATGACGACATTCAGGAAGCCAGGGCTACCGAACGCCGGATGAAAAACTGGAACCGGCAGTGGAAGCTCAAGCGGATCGAACGAATGAATCCCGAATGGAATGATTTGTGGGATGATATTGTGAAGTGA